In Candidatus Schekmanbacteria bacterium, the DNA window GCCTTCACTAATCCCATATCACCCTGCTGCACAGGAGAATTTTTTTAAAAATCCTGTACTTGCATGGATGTCAAAGAATTGGAGGGCTATTCCGGTCAAAAGAGGCAGGAAAGATATTGAGTTGATGAATAAAATCATAAAAATGCTTCCCAACTGCACAATGATAAACTTTCCTGAAGGCACACGCTCGAGGACTGGCAAAATAGGGAAAGGGCGTTCTGGTGTTGGAAAAATCATCTATGATGCCAAACCGACTGTAATCCCTGTAAGAATCGTTGGTATGAACAAGGTATTACCCATTGGCTCTTATATCCCGAGAATTTTTAAAAAAATTGAGGTTTACTATGGAAAACCAATTGATTTTTCTGACCTATATGAACTTCCAGATAACAAGGAAACATGGTTGAAGATTGTTGACCGAGTTATGGAACATATTAAAGCACTGGCTCCTGATGATAGTGAGAATCAGGAGTTTTCAAACTAAGAATGCTTTTTATATCATTTTAATATTTTGTGATTTTTTCTTCTGTAACTTCTAGCTGCCTCTTTTAATTTAAAAACGAAATCTAATCTTGC includes these proteins:
- a CDS encoding 1-acyl-sn-glycerol-3-phosphate acyltransferase gives rise to the protein MSEPNKESLIESIISYLWIASTITIAWIFFTILNRTVVYGRENVPLKKNLLLLPNHQTMIDSFVVGTKLFYPRTLLKPSLIPYHPAAQENFFKNPVLAWMSKNWRAIPVKRGRKDIELMNKIIKMLPNCTMINFPEGTRSRTGKIGKGRSGVGKIIYDAKPTVIPVRIVGMNKVLPIGSYIPRIFKKIEVYYGKPIDFSDLYELPDNKETWLKIVDRVMEHIKALAPDDSENQEFSN